A stretch of the Ptychodera flava strain L36383 chromosome 18, AS_Pfla_20210202, whole genome shotgun sequence genome encodes the following:
- the LOC139117526 gene encoding LOW QUALITY PROTEIN: homeobox protein GBX-2-like (The sequence of the model RefSeq protein was modified relative to this genomic sequence to represent the inferred CDS: inserted 3 bases in 2 codons; deleted 2 bases in 1 codon) — translation MQQPSTSMAFSIESIMASPPSTVPFLYNGYTAFHPTLTPVLHPIPQQTPVAVLXDSYINSSNVPAQMTAPTTQYITAVSCQNQDTGQINGCPGPNEQATGLLSRPINTTTTTATTTICHSQTTDIPARNSSSPDDERTSLLQTEDDEIANSSPITDPPKVTESSEYDLDDESTEEKEDSGVASASGKTRRRRTAFTSEQLLELEKEFHSKKYLSLTERSQIASALKLSEVQVKIWFQNRRAKWKRVKAGITNTRNGVSGNNNAPKIVVPIPVHVNRFAIRSQXHNMSGNPPARP, via the exons ATGCAGCAGCCCAGTACGAGCATGGCGTTCAGCATAGAGTCGATAATGGCTTCTCCACCGAGTACAGTACCATTTCTGTACAATGGATATACGGCATTTCACCCGACTCTGACTCCTGTCTTACACCCTATTCCACAACAGACACCCGTAGCCGTCC CCGACAGCTACATCAATTCTAGCAACGTACCGGCGCAAATGACAGCTCCCACCACCCAATATATTACAGCAGTGTCTTGTCAAAATCAAGACACGGGACAAATAAATGGGTGCCCCGGACCAAACGAGCAAGCGACCGGGTTGCTTAGTCGC CCAATCAACACCACGACAACCACCGCAACAACTACTATTTGCCACTCTCAGACTACAGACATTCCAGCCAGAAACAGTTCGAGCCCCGACGATGAACGGACATCTCTCCTGCAGACAGAAG ATGACGAGATTGCGAACTCAAGCCCGATAACAGATCCACCAAAAGTGACGGAGAGCTCGGAATATGACCTCGATGACGAGTCTACGGAGGAAAAAGAAGATAGTGGCGTGGCTTCGGCGTCCGGAAAAACGCGACGTCGACGGACGGCTTTTACGAGTGAGCAGTTGTTGGAACTCGAGAAAGAATTCCACAGTAAGAAATATTTATCGTTAACAGAACGTTCACAAATAGCCAGTGCGCTCAAACTCAGCGAAGTACAGGTTAAAATATGGTTCCAAAACCGACGGGCGAAGTGGAAACGCGTCAAAGCTGGAATTACTAACACTAGAAACGGAGTTAGCGGCAACAACAACGCACCCAAGATAGTCGTGCCAATACCGGTTCATGTCAATCGTTTTGCCATTCGGAGCCA GCATAATATGTCAGGAAATCCGCCTGCACGACCATGA